The Balaenoptera musculus isolate JJ_BM4_2016_0621 chromosome 5, mBalMus1.pri.v3, whole genome shotgun sequence region taGCAGCTCTGAATTCTGCATCTTCCTCTACTGGTAGCATCATCCTGCaatttttcaataaaactaaTAGCAAACCCAACTCTAGCATTAGAATCATAAAAATAGCCTGCTGTCTCCTCAGTATTGATGATCTGATAATTAAAATGAGACCTGCTACTAAGCACAATCATTTCTGATCCTGTGGAAAGAGCTGTACTTTTGAACTCTCCAAACCATATCGTTCTGtacataaaattgataactaGAAATGGGCTTGGGAAAATTCACAATCAGGGAAGATCTCAGACAAACAGGGTAGAACACATGAGGCAGTGCAGTGAGGATGAAAGCCGCAGAAGCTGAAAAAGATATTGGGTGgcactttctcatttattttaatgttaatatagAATATGAAATCATAATACAAGTGAATATTTAGaaactacagaaaataaaaataacaacttaCCCACTTACCTAAACTTGAAGAAGTCTCAAGACTTAAACAGCAATTtagcaattcctttttttttttttttttttcaatttattttatttatttgcacaggcctctcattttgatggcttctcttgttgcagagcatgggctctagagggcaggctcagcagctgtggcacacgggcttagtagttgtggctcgtaggctctagagcacaggctcagtagttgtggcgcatgggcctagttgctccacagcatgtgggatcttcccagaccagggctcaaacccatgtcccctgcattggcaggtggattcttaaccactgcaccaccagggaagcccagcaattccttttttttttttttttattatttgaattttactttatttatttttttatacagcaggttcttattagtcatcaattttatacccAACAGTGTATagatgtcgatcccaatctcccaattcatcacaccccccacccccaccccccgcggctttctccccttggtgtccatacatttgttctctacatcggtgtctcagcttctgccctgcaaaccggttcatctgtaccattgttctaggttccacgtacatgcgttaatatacgatatttgtttttctctttctgacttacttcactctgtatgacagtctctagatccatccacgtctctacaaatgactcaatttcgttcctttttatggctgagtaatattccattgtatatatgtaccacaacttctttatccatttgtctgtcgatgtgcatttaggttgcttccatgacctggctattgtaaatagtgctgtaatgaacattggggtgcatgcgtctttttgaattatggttttctcggggtatatgcccagtagtgggattgttggatcatatggtaattctatttttagttttttaaggaacatccatactgttctccatagtggctgtatcaatttacattcccaccaacagagcaagggggttcccttttctccacaccctctccggcatttgttgtctgtagattttctgatgatgcccattctaactggtgtgaggtgatatctcattgtagttttgatttgcatttctctaataattactgatgttgagctttcatgtgcttcttggccatctgtatgttttctttggagaaatgtctatttaggtcttatgcccatttttgaattgggttctttgtttttttaatattgagctgcatgagctgcttatatattttggagattaatcctttgtctgttgattcgtttgcaaatattttctcccgttctgagggttgtcttttcatcttgtttatggtttcctttgctgtgcaaaagcttttaagtttcattaggtcccaattgtttatttttgtttttatttccattacactaggaggtggatcaaaaaagatcttgctgtgatttatgtcaaagagtgttcttcctatgttttcctctaagagttttacggtgtcccggtcttacatttaggtctctaattcattttgagtttatttttgtgtatggtgttagggagtgttctaatttcattcttttacatgtagctgtccagttctcccagccccgcttattgaagaggttgtcttttctccattgtatatccttgcctcctttgtcatagattagttgaccataggtgtgtgagtttatctctgggctttctatcttgttccattgatctatgtttctgtttttgtgccagtaccatattgtcttgattactgtagctttgtagtatagtctgaagtcagggaatccgattcctccagctccgtttttttccctcaaaactgctttggctattcggggtcttttgtgtctccatatgaattttaagactttttgttctagttccataaaaaatgccattggtaatttgatagggagtgcattgaatctgtagattgctttgggtagtatagtcattttcacaatattgatttttctaatccaagaacatggtatatctctccatctgttggtatcatctttaatttctttcatcagtgtcttatagttttctgcatacaggtcttttgtctccctaggtaggtttattcctaggtatttaattctttttgttgcaatggtaaatgggagtgtttccttaatttctctttcagatttttcatcattagtgtataggaatgcaagagatttctgtgctttagttttgtatcctgctactttaccaaattcattgattagctctagtagttttctggtggcatctttaggattctctatgtatagtatcatgccatctgcaaacagtgacagttttacttcttcttttccaatttggattccttttacttctttttcttctctgattgccatggctaggacttcgaaaactatgtggaatactagtggtgagagtggacatccttgtctcgttgctgatcttagaggaaatgctttcagtttttcaccattgagaatgatgtttgctgtgggtttgtcgtatatggcctttattatgttgaggtaggttccctctatgcccactttctggagagtttttatcataaataggtgttgaattttgtcagaagctttttctgcatctattgagatgatcatatggtttttcttcttcagtttgttaatatggtgtatcacattgattgatttgcatatattgaagaatccttgcatccctgggataaatcccacttgatcatgctgtatgatccttttaatgtgttgttggattctgtttgctagtattttgttgaggatgtttgcatctatattcatcagtgatattggtctgtaattttctttttttgtagtatctttgtctggttttggtatcagggtgatgacagcctcatagaatgagtttgggagtgtgccttgctctgcaattttctggaagagtttgagaaggatgggtgttagctcttctctaaatgtttgatagaattcacctgtgaagccatctggtcctggacttttgtttgttggaagatttttaatcacagtttcaatttcattacttgtgattgttcatattttctatttcttcctggttcagtcttggaaggttatacctttctaagaatttgtccaattcttccaggctgtccattttattggcatagagttgtttgtagtagtctcaggatgctttgtatttctgcggtgtctgttgtaacttctcctctttcatttctatttttattgatttgagtcctctccctctttttcttgatgaatctggctaatggtttatcaattttgtttatcttctcaaagaaccagcttttaggtttattgatctttgctattgttttccttgtttctatttatttctgctctgttctttatgatttctttccttctgctaactttgggttttgtttgttcttctttctctagttcctttaggtgtacggttagattgtttatttgagatgtttcttgtttcttgaggtaagcttgtatagctataaacttccctcttagaactgcttttgctgcatcctatgggttttggatcattgtgttttcattatcattcgtctctaggtattttttgatttcctctttgatttcttcagtgatctcttggttatttagtaatgtattgtttagcctccatatgtttgtattttttacatgttttccctgtaattgatttctaatctcatagcactgtggtcagaaaagatgcttgatattatttcaattttcttaaatttactgaggcttgatttgtgacccaagatgtaatgtatcctggagaatgttccacgtgtacttgagaggaaagtgtaatctgctgtttttggatgcaatggcctataaatatcaattaaatctatctggtctattgtgtcatttaaagcttgtgtttccttattaattttctgtttggatgatctgtccattggtgtaagtgaggtgttaaagtcccccactattactgtgttactgttgatttcctcttttatagctgttagcagttgccttatgtattgaggtgctcttctgttgggtgcatatatatttataattgttatatcttcttcttggattgatcccttgatcattatgtcgtgtcctccttgtctcttgtaacattctttattttaaagtctattttatctgatacgggTATTGCTTCTCCagttttcttgtgatttccatttgcatagactttctttttccatcccctcactttcagtctgtatgtgtctgtgtccctaggtctgaagtgtgtttcttgtagacagcatatatatggttcttgtttttgtatccattcagtgagcctgtgtcttttagttggagcatttaatccattcacatttaaggtaattattgatatgtatgttcctattaccattttcttaattgttttgggtttgtttttgtaggtccttttcttctcttgtgtttcccacttagaaaagttcctttagcatttgttgtagagctggtttggtggtgctgaattctcttagctttggcttgtctgtaaagcttttgatttctccatcaaatctgaatgagatacttgccaggtagagtaatctttgttgtaggttcttccctttcatcactttaagtatatcatgcctctcccttctggcttgtagcgtttctgctgagaaatcagctgttaaccttatgggagttcccttgtatgttatttgtcgtttttcccttgctgctttcagtaatttttgccaatttgattactatgtgtctcggcgtgtttctccttgggtttatcctgtatgggactctctgcgcttcctggacttgggtggctatttcctttcccatgttagggaagttttcgactataatctcttcaaatattttctcgggtcctttctctctctcttctccttctgggacccctataatgcaaatgttgttgcgtttaatgttgtcccagaggtctctttggctgtcttcatttctttttttctttattctgttccacagcagtgaattccaccattctgtcttccaggtcacttatccgttcttttgcctcagttattctgttattgattccctctagtgtatttttcatttcagttattgtgttgttcatctctgtttgtttgttctttaattcttctagatctttgttaaccatttcttgcatcgtctcgacctttgcctccattctttttccgaggtcctggatcatcttcactatcattattctgaattctttttctggaagattgtcTATCTCCGCTTCATATAGTTgtatttctggggttttatcttgttccttcctctggtacatagccctctgccttttcatcttgtctgcctttctgtgaatgtggtttttgttccacaagctgcaggattgtagttcttcttgcttctgctgtctgccctctggtggatgaggctatctaagaggcttgtgcaagtttcctgatgggagggactggtggtgggtagagctggctgttgctttggtgggcagagctcagtaaaattttaatctgcttgactgctgatgggtggggctgggttccctccctgttggttgtttggcctgaggcaacccaacactggaggctacctaggctctttggtggggctaatggcagactctgggagggctcatgccaaggagtacttcccagaacttctgctgccagtgtccttgtccccacagtgatccacagccacccccccccacccctgcctctgcaggagaccctccaacagtagcaggtatgtctggttcagtctcccctggggtcactgctccttcccctgggtcccgatgtgcacactactttgtgtgtgccctccaagagtggagtctctgtttcccccagtcctgtcgaagtcctgcaatcaaatcccactagccttcaaagtctgattctctaggaattcctcctcacgttgccagacccccaggttgggaagcctgacgtggggctcagaaccttcactccagtgggtggacttctgtggtataagtgttctccagtctgtgagtcacccacccagcagttatgggatttgattttactgtgattgcgcccctcctaccttctcactgtggcttctcctttgtcttcggatgtggggtatcttttttggtgagttccagtgtcttcctgtcgatgattgtccagcagctagttgtgattctggtgttctcacaagagggagtgaaagcacatccttctactctggcatcttggttcagggccccAGCAATTCCTTTCTGATACGACAAAAAAGTTGTGGGGTGAGTAGACCAAAAGAAGCCGAGTGTTTTTCCCTTTGAGAATATTTGTGAGTCATTTctcaaactttcattttattatgttaattttGGAATCTCCTTAGGCAATTTTATagtaattcagttatttttcatGGCATGTAATACAGTGAAATAATTAATTATGATAGTACTAAAGACTGTCATACCAAATTCATTTTAATACAATGTGTAatactatttattatatatagataagtggtaaacaaatatttaattaaattaattattcaagaaaaaactTAATTATCAAaggtaaattttgaaattatttctcagGATCAATTTTGGGCATTGAGTTAATACTAAAATTATAGATTGTGTATTGACTTAGGAAGAGCCAGaatgcctggatttgaatcccagtggGCATATATCTCTATCACAGGCTTCCTACtgttgggcaagttgcttaaccctTTCAGTTGAATTTCCTCAGTTGGGTCATGGGAGTAAAAGCATCAAGTATATCATATAATGTTTTAAGAACTAAACATGCAAAGAGCTTATAATAGTACCTGGAACATGTacagattcaataaatattgtcaaTATTGTGTTGCACACACACATTAATCAtgtaatcttaaaatatttcaaacatatagaggaatatctttatgactttgaggtaggaaaatatttcttagttacaaaacttaaaaaaataatatccataaagaaaaaaagacactttcATTACATGATTTAAAAGTTCTATATAAATAAAGTaaccatatataaaattaaataagtgaCAAATTAGGAAgatgtagtattttttttatatcatatatatgtacatacgtatatatgactgaaaaaaattagtatttgaaAAGTGTTCAAGGGGTGcaggagggggcaggtggggaaggaTCGCCAGCAAGATCCCGAGGCGAGGCTCGCATGTCCGCCCCCGTCCTAGCCCCAGCTCCCACTCGGTTGGCCAGGCTCAGCCATGATCAAGGCAATCCTCATCTTTAACAACCATGGGAAGCCGCGGCTCTCCAAGTTCTACCAGCCCTACAGTGAAGATACACAACAGCAAATCATCAGGGAGACATTCCATTTGGTATCTAAGAGAGatgaaaatgtttgtaatttCCTAGAAGGAGGATCATTAATTGGATGATCTGACAACAAACTGATTTATAGACATTATGCAACGTTATATTTTGTCTTCTGTGAGAATTCTTCAGAAAGTGAACTTGTCATTTTAGATCTAATTCAATTATTTGTGGAAACATTAGACAAGTGTTTTGAAAATGTCTGTGAACTGGATTTAATTTTCCATGTAGACAATGTTCACAATATCTTTGCAGAAATGGTGATGGGGAGAATGGTATTGGAGACGAACATGAATGAGATTGTTACACACATTGATGTACAAACTAAACTGGAGAAATCTGTGGCTGGCTTAGCAGGAGCTCCAGCCTGTGCTGTATCAGCTGTAAAGAATATGAATCTTCCTGAGATTCCAAGAAATATTAACATTGGTGACATCAGCATAAAAGTGCCAAACcttctctcttttaaataaaaaatttaaaaggccaCTCCCAGGTAAAATCTGGGGGAAAAGTCATCTAAGTTTACCATGCAGTTGTTTACCAAAAATATAGGAGGAGAGTCTTCACTTTTGTTCTTGGATTTAAGTCAAGGTACTGTATAGAAGTTATATAAAATCAGTATGGAAGTTCATTGGTGCTTTTCTTGCTCAGTGATTTTGAAGAAACTGAGTATTTACAgtgtgaattttttctttattttctaaactgcATTCCTATGGCCACCTAAGGCATGCCTCTATGTATTGGCTACTACAGTATTTTGAAAAGTGTTTGagacatttctttaaattatatacaaCCCAAAATGTTGGTGCTTTGTATGGATCACAAGTACAGCATTcctaattctttcttttatttgtaacaATTGTTATTTAAAGAACGAAGTATGCACTGCATGAAAACATTATGACCTTTTTCTCTTAGTTTAAATAAACTCTGAGGTaactggactttaaaaaaaaaacagtgttcaAGCCAATCAATTTAAGATAAAGTTCAACAGAAAAATACATCAAAGAATAGGAATAGCAATTCATAAAAAGGAAAACctgaataacaataaaaaatatgaaaagatgatccaTCTCATTATAGAACCTCAGAatcagacaaatgaaaattaaaatgagataatatagtaCTTCATACACATCAGATTGAAAAAATTAAGACAGACTCTACCAAGTGAGGGTGTGGAAATCAAATAACTCTCCTATATAGTGGTGAAATATAAATTGACAAAACTGTGAAATGTACCATACTACATAGCAATGCTACCATCAGGCTTATTCTAAAGTGCTCATGGAGAGAAATATATGAGTATTGATTACAGTTTTGTTCGTAATTAGGAATACTCAGAAAAACTTTATATATCCACTAATAAGACAAGGGATAAATAAATTGAGGGATATTAAGTCACTGTACTATACTGGAGTTAAAATGAATGAGTTAAAGATATATGCCAAAAAggtatcatttatataaaataaaaaacaaatcaataatgTTGTATATCATTTATGAATGTGCAAGTATGTGGTACAAACACATATATGAGAATAATGatacaaattaagaaaactgtTACGTCTAAGGGGGGAGGTGAagaacttatttaaaaagtattccaTAGGTGGCTTTAGTGTCCTTGCTTATAGATTTAGTTTTCATTTGGTTAAAAATATATGACAGGGACTTCCCgggtagtgcagtggttaggaatccacctgccaatgcaggggacacaggtttgatccctggtctgggaagaccccacatgccgcggagcagctaagcccgtgcgctgcaacaactgagcctgctctctagagcctgtgagtcacaactactgagccagcgtgctgcaactactgaagcccgcactcctagagcccgtgctccacaacaagagaagccactgcaacgagaagcccgagcaccgcaatgaagagttggccccgcttgctgcaactagagaaagtccgtgtgcagcaacaaagatccaacacagccaaaatatatatatgacgaaaattatatatatatttgatgtagcttaaaatttattattattatacaggTGTTCTTTACTAGGTTTTCCTTGGTTCTCATGTTTAAAATCTTTCGtaacaaaaatcaatttaaaatacaataagttTTTCTACTTGTGTTACAACATTAGAAAGAGGCAGAAGTGCCTTAAAAATTGGATTATTAGATTTTGTgcatcttattttaaatttccatcaaATTATTGTGTGTGCTTGtgctttttactatttttatatttctcctttattgacaaataaaattgtaagatatttaaagtgtccATCATGGTGatttgttatatgtatacattgtataAGGATGCCCCCCTTCTGGTTAACTGACACATTAATCAtctcacatatatatttattattatttttttaatttgtattattgtgtttttggtgagaacatttagcaaatttcttaggaaatttcaattatataatatagAGTTGACAGTTATAGTCATCATGTTATTCATTAGACCCTCAGACCTCATTCATTTTACAGCTGATTTGTACACTTTTACCAATTTCTCCCTATTTCCCctactcccagcccctggcaactacttttctattctctgtttctatgagtttgacctttttttttttagattaaacgTATAAGTGATGCCATGGAGTACTTAttcttctctgtcttatttcactaagcataatgttctcaaattCCATTCACATTGTCTCCAATGGCAAAGTTTcctctttctcatggctgaataatatttcattgtgtgtgtgaatatatatatatatatagtgatattGTGAATATATAGTGAATATATTGtgatatgtcatatatatatatatatatatatatatatctatatatatatctatatatctatatcacatcttctttatccattcaactgtcgacaaacactttggttgtttccatatcttagctaatATGAATAATGGtataatgaacatgggagtgcagatatatCTTAGATGTCctgttctcatttcctttggatacatttagatacatacccagaagtggaattgttggatcactATGATAgacctgcttttaattttttgaaaaacctctAAACTGCTTttcatggtggctgcaccaatttactttcccatcaaCAGTTCATGAGGGTCCCCTTTTCCCCATAACCTTGTCaacacattatttctttttgataACAACCATCTtaaccagtgtaaggtgatatcacatcgtgcttttgatttgcatttccctgatgagtagtgatgttgagcaccttttcatgtacctgttggccatttgtatttcttctttggaaaaatgtctctgctcatttttaaattggattgtttgctcttttgctattgagttgtatgagttccttatatactttgcatactaaccccttatcagatacatgatttgcaaatatttccccccataCCATAGgttgtcttctttttattttgttgacagtttcctttgctgtgctctttggctattgagttgtatgagttccttatatactttgcatactaaccccttatcagatacatgatttgcaaatatttccccccataCCATAGgttgtcttctttttattttgttgacagtttcctttgctgtgaagaagctttttagtttaatgtagttcCACTAGtttatgtttttgcttttattttctttgcttttgatgtcaaattaaaaaaaaaaagtcactgccaATACTGGTGTCAAGGAGCAAGgtccctattttttcttctagaagttttatgatttcaggtcttatgttcaagtctttaatccattttgagttgatttttgtgtgtggtttaaGATAGgggttcagtttcatttttttaacgaCAAAAGGAACTAGAGTGCTTCAACATCCTTTATGACAATGTTTCTCTGCAAAATACATTCTCTCTATTGATAcctttcatttcaaaaaaatgaaaattcacatTGAATTAAGTCAATGTTAAATGTTGAATATAACTAGAGTTGCATATAATGGTCACTCTTtgctcttttaaaagtttttaagtatCATCAGTGTCTCCCTGtattatgtaaaatttttgaTCAGATGAATGCAACTTACAAGATGTAGTTgcagaattataatttttaatgtccctattaactttttttgtatttcaatGTTAAGTCCTTTCATATtgtctgcttttatcttttttggtCTTTTGGTCTTTTATGGGTGCAATTAAGCAGTATATAAGaatcaagaaaaacaatttaaaattatgatctCCACAACCATCATGTGATAAAACACCTGAAAGGCTAAATCTTGAGTATGCTCATTCAGTCTCCCCTAACAGCTGTAAAAGTACACTTGATCACTCAAGCTGTTCCGTATTAAAGGGGgaaatatcttttattattgaAACTATTCACTGATTTTTCAAAGTAGAAATCCAAAGGTGTCATTATAGGTTTTCATCACTTGATATTACCCACCTTGCGAattaatatgttttcaatttcCCTGTGACTTCCACTCAGCAAACACTGATTGGAAAATGACTTCACAAAAGACATGCTAAAGCTTAGATACCATTGTGGCACAATCATGTGCATGGTTCTAAtagcaaatattaattatttaagaTTTACATCTTATGACTCACATTTAGCTAAACATAACCTGCAAACTGCTCTAGCATAGCCAGCTAAGAAATATCAGTTTAAAGTTCCtgattaacttctttttttcttttttaagatttttttttttgatgtggaccattttaaagtctttactgaacttgttacaatattgcttatgttttggttttttggccgcgaggcatgtgggatctttgttcccggaccagagatcgaacccgcacccccggAACTGgcaggtgaagtcttaaccactgaaccaccagggaagtcctctgacTAACTTCTGAAAGGGTTTATCGTTCTGTAGGGAGGGTAAAGAGGCCATTATTATATCTGCCAAGGACTGTGCTGCATGCTAACGAATTTTGTAAACTCTTATGTTATTTAAACTTTACAGCAAGAGAGTATATGtggttattaaataaattt contains the following coding sequences:
- the LOC118895922 gene encoding AP-3 complex subunit sigma-1-like; translated protein: MIKAILIFNNHGKPRLSKFYQPYNLIQLFVETLDKCFENVCELDLIFHVDNVHNIFAEMVMGRMVLETNMNEIVTHIDVQTKLEKSVAGLAGAPACAVSAVKNMNLPEIPRNINIGDISIKVPNLLSFK